One Pseudomonadota bacterium genomic window, CGATCTTGAAGTAGTCGACGAGCGTGCAGCGACGCGGTCGCGTGAAGGTGACGGCAGAGGTGGGGCCCTCACCGGTGGTTCCCGCGATGGTCATGGTGGTAAAGCCCTCGCCACCGAATCCGAGCGACGAATAGTTCGGGCCGTTCTTCACGAACAACGTGCATGCGACCGCCGCGGCCATGGTCGACAGGTTCTCGAGATTCCTCGAGTACATGACCGCGGTGTGGTTGTAGCCGTGCTCGGCCTGTATGGCCGCCTCGATCGCGTCGCGCACGTCACGCACCCGCACCATGGGGAAGACCGGCATGAGCTGCTCGGTCTGGACGAGGGGATGATCGGCGTTCACCTCTGCCACCAGGAGCCGCGTCTCGGACGGAACATCGAGACCCGCGGCTTTCGCGATGACCGCCGCGTTCTTGCCCACGAGATCCTTGTTCACGACGGCGCGGGTCTGTCCGGCCGCGAGCGGCGGGAAGACCGCGCGCATCACGAGATCGAGCTCACGTGGCGTGAGCTCGTGGCAGTGGTTGCTCTTCATGCGAGAGCGCAGATCGTTGAAGACGCGATCGACGACGAACGCCTCCTTCTCGCACGTGCACATGATGTTGTTGTCGAATGACGACCCGTTCACGATCTCGCGGGCGGCGAGGTCGAGATCGGCGGTCTCGTCGACCACCACGGGTGGATTCCCCGGGCCCGCGCAGATGGCGCGCTTGCCAGACTTGAGCGCCGCCTTCACCACCGCTCCTCCGCCGGTGACCACGAGCGTGCGGATGCCCGGATGGGCCATCAGCGCATTGCTCGTGTCGAGGTTCGGCTCGCGCACGCTGGTGAGCAGGGTGGGAGGGCCACCCGCCTTCGCGATGGCCTCGTTGAGCATGTCGATGGCCCGCAGGCAGACCCGCTTCGCCGAAGGGTGCGGATTGAAGACGATGCCGTTGCCGGCCGACACCATGCTGATCGAGTTGTTGATGATGGTGGCGCCGGGGTTGGTGGAGGGCGTGATGGAGCCGATGACGCCAAAGGGCGCGCGCTCCACCAGGGTGAGCCCGCGGTCGCCCGTGAAGACCGTCGACTCGAGATCTTCCGGCCCGGGCGTCTTCGTGGCCTGCAGGATGTTCTTGCGAACCTTGTCTTCTGGACGGCCAAGCCCTGTCTCGGCGTGCGCCATGTCTGCGAGCAGCTGGGCGTTGTCGAGCGCGGTCTGCCGCATCGCCTGCACGATGGCCTTGCGCGTCTCGAGGGAGAGACCGATGAGCTGCTTCTGTGACGAAGAGGCCGCGTCCAGGCATGCGTCGATGGTGTCGTAGATGCCGCGTGACCGCATCGCCGACGACGAAGAGGGCGTTGCGGCCGCAGGCTCCGCAGCGTAGCGGCGCAGCACCTCTTCAACGATGCGCTTGACCTCAGAGCGATCGATGCTCATCTCGAGCTCCTCTCAGTGGGAAAGGCGACACGGGCGATCATGCGGGGGTCGCCTGGCCATCCTTGCGGTAGACGAGAACGCCTTGCGTCTCGATGGTGTCGAGAATGCCCATGATGGACGCATCGGTGGGCGTGTTCACGGTTCGCGAGGTCTGGCGTGCCGAGCTCCCGCTGCAGATCATCACGATCTCGCCCTGTCCTGCGCCCACCGTGTCGACCGCCACGAGCGGCTTGCCCTCGTTCGAGAGATCGGTGAGCGACACCGGCTGCACGATGAGCAGCTTGGTGCCCTCCATGCGGTGGTCCTTGGCGGTGCAGACCACGGTTCCTATGACTCTTGCGGCAATCACCTGCGTGTGGCTCTCCTCGCTCGCATCGTTCAACCCACCACGATGTCGACACCGGCGGCCTGGGCGACCTCTCGGGCGAGCGGCGTGATGATGGTCTGGGGTGCCACCTCGATGGTGGATGCCCCGCTGCGCAGCACGCGTTCGACGTCGTCGGCCGTGAGCACGTCTCGGCCGCTCGCAGCGGTCGGCGAAGCCGTGCGCGGCGCGCCTGCCACGGCCATCTCGTCGGGCAGGCGCCCGCTCTCCGCGAGGCGGATGCCCATTCCCGCGGCGGCCGCGACATAGGCGTTGAGGCGCTCGACCAGGCCTTTCGGGAGACGGGCCGCACGCGACGTGAGACGATGCACGTCATCTGCGCCCGCCAGCACGGGAACCCCTTCGGCAATCGCCGCCGTGAGTGCGGCGCTTGCGGGAGTGAATCCCAGGAGGTTCACCGCCGAGGCGAGCTCACGAACAGCGAGGTTGGGCACCAGAACGAGCCTGGCCTGGGCCAGCAATGGCTCCCAGGCGGGGGGCGCGTCGACGATGCGAACGCGACCGTCGGCTGTCGCGGCGTGCGCGATTCGGGTGCGTGGCCACAGCGCGGAAGGCACCAGCGAGACCGCGCACCCCGCGGCAAGCGCCGTTCGGATGTGCGCGGCAAGCTGATCGCCCCCCCGCTCCCCTTCCCCCATGACGATCACGGTCTGGGGAAGGGCAGCGTGAACCGATCCAGCGCTGTGCCCAGCCCGCTCGAGCTGCGCGAGCACCAGCTCGGTGATCTCGTCGATCAGCCCTTCGAGGTCCATGGCTCAGCCAGCGGCGTCGAAGGAGGTGCTACTTCGCCGCGGCCTTGGTCTGGGGAGGCGCGATGGGCAGAACCTCATCGAGATCGCGATGCGGCCGCGGAATCACATGCACGGCCACAAGCTCACCGACCTTGCGCGCGGCGGCGGCGCCCGCGTCGGTGGCGGCACGCACGGCGGCCACGTCACCCCGCACCAGGGCGGTCACGAGACCGGCGCCGATCTTCTCGTATCCGATGAGCTTCACGTTCGCGGCCTTCACCATTGCGTCGGACGCTTCAATCATTGCGACCAGTCCTCGGGTCTCGATCATCCCGAGGGCTTCGTAGTTGACCATGGAGCACCTCACTCAGTCTTCGTGGGCGTTGCAGGCAGAGCACGCATGCGCTCTGCAGGCGAAGCGAGTTGGGCATTCTACGGGGCCTCCCGAACTCCTCTCAGCCGCAGCCAAACGCGCACCACGAGGCCGACCCGAGGACGTCGCAGCGGGCTCAGCGCTACGCCTCAGACGTCGAAGCCCCAGGCCCGAAGAACGTCCGGGCGCTCGCGCCAGTCTTCCTTGACCTTGACCCAGAGATCGACGAAGTACGGCACGTCGAACACCGCCTGGAGATCGCGTCGCGCCATCTGACCGATGCGCTTCAGGCGCTCACCGCCCTTGCCCACGACGATGGCCTTCTGCGACTCGCGCTCGACGTAGATGATGGCACGCACATAGCGCGTTCCTGGAGCCTTCCCCTCGCGCGCTTCCTCGACCTCGACCGCGATGGCGTGCGGGATCTCCTGGCGCGTCTCGATCAGGGCCTTCTC contains:
- the eutM gene encoding ethanolamine utilization microcompartment protein EutM; amino-acid sequence: MIETRGLVAMIEASDAMVKAANVKLIGYEKIGAGLVTALVRGDVAAVRAATDAGAAAARKVGELVAVHVIPRPHRDLDEVLPIAPPQTKAAAK
- a CDS encoding aldehyde dehydrogenase EutE, encoding MSIDRSEVKRIVEEVLRRYAAEPAAATPSSSSAMRSRGIYDTIDACLDAASSSQKQLIGLSLETRKAIVQAMRQTALDNAQLLADMAHAETGLGRPEDKVRKNILQATKTPGPEDLESTVFTGDRGLTLVERAPFGVIGSITPSTNPGATIINNSISMVSAGNGIVFNPHPSAKRVCLRAIDMLNEAIAKAGGPPTLLTSVREPNLDTSNALMAHPGIRTLVVTGGGAVVKAALKSGKRAICAGPGNPPVVVDETADLDLAAREIVNGSSFDNNIMCTCEKEAFVVDRVFNDLRSRMKSNHCHELTPRELDLVMRAVFPPLAAGQTRAVVNKDLVGKNAAVIAKAAGLDVPSETRLLVAEVNADHPLVQTEQLMPVFPMVRVRDVRDAIEAAIQAEHGYNHTAVMYSRNLENLSTMAAAVACTLFVKNGPNYSSLGFGGEGFTTMTIAGTTGEGPTSAVTFTRPRRCTLVDYFKIV
- a CDS encoding ethanolamine utilization protein EutN, whose amino-acid sequence is MIAARVIGTVVCTAKDHRMEGTKLLIVQPVSLTDLSNEGKPLVAVDTVGAGQGEIVMICSGSSARQTSRTVNTPTDASIMGILDTIETQGVLVYRKDGQATPA